The Chitinophagales bacterium genomic sequence AAAGAATGGGTGCCCATACCCCGGGGCGACAAATGGCGACTGATATGGATCGGCTGCCTCATCGGTATTCACTGGGTGGCTTTTTATGGCTCTATCAAGTTTGCCAACGCCTCTGTTGCCCTGGTCTGCCTGTCTACTGCCGGCATCTTTACCTCCCTGCTCGACCCCTTCGTCAACAAAACAAAACACAGCATTACTGAGTTACTCCTGGGACTGCTGGCCATTGCCGGGGTGTATCTTATCTATAGTTTCGACCGGTCTTTCGGGCTGGGCGTACTGTTTGGCATAATTGCCGCTCTGCTTAGCTCATGGTTCACAGTGCTCAATAAGAAGATAGCCCACAAATACCCATCGCGTACCATGGTGTTTTACGAGATGACCGCCGGCTGGACACTTATCACCCTGCTGATACCTTTCCAGGTCATATACTCAACAGAGACAGTCGACCTGCTACCTAACGGCTACGATTGGCTATGGCTGGTTATCCTGAGCCTGTGTTGTACCGTATGGGCGCAGTCGCTGGCACTGAACGCCCTGAAGCATATCAGTGCATTTACTTCAACCCTCAGTGTGAACCTGGAACCTGTTTACGGTATATTGCTGGCCTTTGTATTCTTTAAAGAATATGAAATGCTGAATACCCAGTTCTATATAGGCATGCTGTTGATATTATTATCCGTACTGCTGCAGATGCTGCGCGTGCTCCGCCCCGGCAAACCTACCTCTTACGTAAAAGAGAAAGGCGGGATAGATTAGAGGATAGGTAAATGTTTATCTTTAGCACATGAAGGCAATACTCATCATGTTAGTGCTGCTACCGTTTAGTTGCCTGAGTCAGACTATTTTCCTAGCTAATGGTAAGCAGCATACTATGAAATACGAACAACTCAACTATGAAATATATTTTGATTATTGGCCAGCGGAAATTTCCAACATTAATCTACGACTATTTTTCACCCAGAAAGACACTCTTTACACTTCTGCAGACAGTAGTATCACTTTTTTCTCCAATCACCACTACGACTTAGTTAAACAAGACTCTGTATCTTTTTATGGCTTTATCAACAGGAGTCCTTCGAAAGACACAAATATTTGTACATCCTATAGTAATGGCGAACTACAATCAGTACGCAAAACAGTATACAATTCAGACAATAACATTACTTATGAACACACAAAACTCCAAAAGAGTGAAGTAGTTGAAATCATTAATACTTGGTTTAATGAGATAAAACAAGATTCATTTTCAACTTATACCATTAATGATACAATAACTGCATTTACCTATAAACATCATGACACAGGTGAATACTCAGAAACTATTTATCTCCATTATCTGTCAAGTAATACCCGAGACACTATCTATCGAGTACCATTCCCTTATCATAATAAAGATACTATTAGCATTAATCATAACTTTCCGACTCTCGACATTACCAACAGTATTAAAAACGAAATATCTGAGTATATAAAACTTCTAAAAAAAGTCAGAAATTCTTACAAAATTGTTTTTCTCTACCAAAACAACGTAACCTGTGAGTTATCACTATATAATAGACAATCGGTTCATAATGTAGCTTACAATTTGCAGATTACGATTAACAAAATGAATTCTGACTAATGCACTGTCCCCTTACTGGCACGCTATTTGCATTTTACAATTCCTCAAACTATACAACGATGAAAAAGCTATTGATCACTATGGCTGCAGCCATAGCCATGACTTCTATGTCCTCGTGCGAAAGGAATTTTACCTGCACCTGTGTATATCCCGGGGCTGCTGCCGGCACTACCAAAACGACCATCAAAGCATATAACCGGAACGACGCGCAGGAAACATGTACAAAACTAAATAACGGCGCACGGCAGAACGGGGGAGCATGTGCTCTATAGCGGGCATTTTTTTGCAGTGTATATTTTTATTACCGTGAAAAAATATAGCTTCGCAGCCTGAAAAATTTTTAAAAACCCGATATACAGAATGATACGCCGTATCCTAACCGCCCTTTTACTGGTACTATCCATTACGTCAATCCAGGCACAGGATATCAACCTGGTTGACCTGAACACCCAAAGAGAAAGAACCAGCCGTGGAGGTGCCACAGCACTTGGAGTTATTGCACTGGTAGATATAGGTGCGGGGATCGCCGGATATACCACCAGTTTCCCCGGCGAGTTTGGCCACCAGTATTCTTTTTTCACTGCCGGTTACGGCGTCGTAGAGGGCATTTTTGCGTTGGGTATGACTGCCGGAATTAAAAGCCGCGACATCAACGACTTCGACCTGTCTTATGAAGAATTCGAGGCAAACCTGCATGCATACAAAGTACGTGCTGCATTCGACATCGGACTTACAGCCGCGGGATTCATACTTTACGCAGCCGCTCCTGATATCCTTAACGACAGGCAGATGGTTTCTGCCTTTGGTCTTGCTACAGCTACACAGGGTGTGGTCATGTTCCTGGTCGATCAACTGGTGTATTCTGCTCACAAAAAGAACGCGACTAAATGGGCCAAACTATTACAGTCGGTTTATCCAACAGCCAATGGCGTGAGCATAAATTACAGGTTCTGACAAACCCATTGTCTACCTTACTCATCCTTAGGCTCCCAGAGTTCTATCTTATTGCCATCGGCATCCATAATGTGTACAAACTTACCAAAGTCGTAACTGGCCACACTGTCCAGTATGGTCACACCATTCTCCTTCAGTTTGGCCAGCAGGCCCTCCAGGTTCTGCACACGATAGTTGATCATAAATTCCTTTTTCGATGGCTCAAAATATTTATCCCCGGTTTTGAAAGGGTTCCATTGCAGGCTGTTCACCTCTTCCGGTTTATTGATGTTCCTCGATTCAAAACTTACAGACCCCCAGTCGCTTATTTCCATACCCAGGTTTTTGGCATACCACGCGCGTGTCTCTTTCGGGTTGTCTGAAAAAAAGAAGATACCTCCTATGCCCGTCACCTTGGGTGTAGTATCTGTTGCTGAGCTGTCTTTTGTTTCTTTATGCTCTTCCATATCGTAATTATTAATAGCTGGCCTGAAGCTGGCCAAAAATATGGCAAACGGGATTAATATCAATGACCTTTTCATCGGGCTTGTTTTTCGTTTAAAAACGACTGCAATATACCATTAAGCAACAAACCGAATGCATCCGGCATCCATATCATTGCACAAGCTTCCATGTTAAGGGCATATTAATATTGATCCGCAACGCACACTGATAAAGACATAAAGTGCACAATTTTGTACCTTCACCACTGCATGCGCAAGATCGCGGTCATATTGCTATTGTCAATTTATGGTTTAGGCACACTTATACTGCCTGATAGCGACTTTGCGTACCTCTGCCACCTGCCCGATATGTACGAGCAATGCAGAGCAGAAGATCCAGACATCAACCCCGCTGATTTTGTTTTTGAGCATTTACTCAATCTGGAAGATGTTATCAGCCATTTTGAACATGAGGACGATAACAACGAGACTGAACTACCGCATCAGCCTTACCATTCATCGCAGCCGGTACCACAGGTTGTTATTGCCCTGAGCCAACCCATACAAGTCATTTGTATACCACAAATTATCTCAGATGGCGATGACAGCGGATTCCCGATACTAAACGACAAACATCTTGCATCCGGCTACCTGTCACGTATTTTCCACCCTCCCATTGTTTAATTGTGTCATTTCAACAAGCGGCAAACACTTGCGGCTATAATTATTTCTTACACAATTAAATCAATAACAATGAGATCAATATTAATGGTATTGGCAGCTATATTCATGCTGGCCGGTACAACATATGCGGGCGAAAAAACAAATGTCCCTGCAGCAGTAAGAGAAGCATTCCAAAAAACGTACCCGGGAGCCGAAAAGCTGAAATGGGATAAAGAAGACGGGCGCTTCGAAGCATCATTCGAATATAAAGAACAGGAAATGTCCGTCCTCTACAATGCCAATGGCACCGTAGCCGAAACTGAAACAGAGATACCTGTTACTGACCTGCCAAAAGAGGCTTACAAATATGCCTCAGGAAAAGGCAAGGTAAAAGAAGCGGCAAAGATCGTCAGTGCCGATGGCACAGTTACCTATGAAGCTGAGGTAGGCAAGAGCGATCTTATTTTTGACGACAACGGCAATTTCTTACAGGAAAAAACAGACAAAGAATAAGGTATAACATGTTTTGATCATACCGGGCTGCATACAGCAGCCCGGTTACACTTATTATGATGTGTTTATCCCGCAAAAAACAATTTTAAATGAAACGATATTTCATATGGATATTCCTGTGCCTTGTAGTCAATACCGTCACAGCACAGGAACAAATAACCGTTAATATAAAAGACAAGAATACAAATGAACCCGTTGAGCTTGTCATCATAGCAACAGGCAATAAATGGCTGGGTACTACCGACGGCAAAGGGAATGCACAGATAAAACTACCGGAAGGTAGTCATAAGCTGCATTGCACCCTTTTGGGCTACAACGACCTGGATACTACCATAACAACTCCTGCTAAAGGCACATTGCAACTGTATATTTCGTCGGGCAGTAATGCTATGGACGAGGTAACAATTGTCGCCTCTACCCGCAACAACCAGGCAATAGAAAACAGCCCCATGAAAATAGAAGTACTGGGGCTGGAGGAAATGAACGAAGAGTCAGGCATTAAGCCCGGTAATATTGCCAGTATACTGGGCGATGTCAGTGGTGTGCAGATACAACAGACATCCGCTACGTCAGGCAACAGCAATGTGCGCGTACAGGGGCTTGACGGCAGGTATACACAAATACTGCGCGATGGTATGCCACTCTTTGATGGTTTTGCGGGAGGCTTCGGTATTCTAACCATTCCTCCGCTCGACCTGAAACAACTGGAGCTGATAAAAGGCTCTGCCAGTACACTGTATGGCGGGGGTGCAATTGCCGGATTGATCAACCTGATATCCAAACGTCCGTCATATAAACAGGAATTGGATGCGCTGGTCAATTACACGTCGCTGAAAGAGTTCAATGTGAACATGTATACAGCAAAGAGGGGTAAGAAATTTGGCTATAACCTGTTTGCCGGGTATACTAACCAACAACCGGTTGACGTGAATAAAGACGGTTTCAGCGACCTGCCGGATGGAAATAGTATTGTTGTCCATCCCAAACTGTTCTACTATCCGTCTGATAGAACGCTGATTCTGGTTGGCTACACCGGTTCTTTCGATACCCGCAAAGGAGGAGATATGAACTTGCTCAGTGGCCATGCCGATGCTGTACACAGCTATTACCAAAGTAATAAGTCGCAAAGGCATACAGGCGAATATATAATTGAACACTTCTACGCCAACCAGGCCAAACTAACGGTAAAAGGCAACATGAGTTCTTTCAACATGGAACAGGATGAAAAGAAATATGCGGTACAAGGCGATCAACTCAGCTATTACGATGAAGTATCGGTATATAAGCCTTTTAGCAGCAGCGACCTGGTGGCAGGTGTCAACATTGTAGGCAACAACTACCGGACTGTAACCCCGGACACAGCTATGCTCAAAACTTACGGCAACTTTACAGCCGGTATGTTCGGGCAATACAGCCTGCGCATAAAGGAAAACACTACTATCGAAACCGGGCTCAGGCTGGACAGGCACAACCGGTATGGCTGGTTCCTGTTGCCGCGTGTGGCTGTGTTTCACAGGTTCAACCAACACTGGGCTATGCGCGCAGGTTATGGCAGGGGTTACAAAAACCCTAACCCCCTGGTGCAGCAAACACTTCAGTATAATACACTAAGCCTGTTGCCGCTCAGCAGCACGGTCAACCCTGAATTATCTTCAGGCTACAATGCCGGCCTGAATTATAAAAAAGAATGGAGCGAACACACATCACTGTTCATCAACCAATCATTCTTTCTTACGCAGGTCAATAAGCCGATACTGTTCATCACAGATGCCATCGGCAATGTTGGCCTGGTGAATGCAGGCAAACCAATTGTCACCAAAGGTTTTGACACTTATGTAAAAGTCGGACTGAAAAGCTGGGAACTGTACCTGGGCTATACTTATACCGATGCACAAAACACATATGCTACAGGCAACAACTTTATACCGTTAACGCCGCGCAACCGTGCCGCGGCTGTTGTGGTCAGGGAGATCGGTGAGGCATGGCGTTTCGGGCTCGAGGGCTCTTACACAGGTAGTCAATACAGGTATGATTATACCAAAACACCCGGTTATATGTTCCTTGCATTAATGATATCCCGCAATATTGCAGAACATATTACGATAGTACTCAATTGCGAGAACCTGCTCGACTACAGGATGAGCAGGGTGGAATCGTTATATACGGGTACAATATCCAACCCCACATTCAAACCATTATGGGCACCCATAGACGGTCGTGTGGTAAACCTGTCTGTCAGGTGGAAACTATAGCCATATTGGCAAACTATACCGATAATGCAAAGAGCAGCGGGCGTAGGAGTTCGCTGCTCTTTTGCCATTGCAACATTTGTTTATAACAATAATTTTATGTATATTTGATGCAATTGACAGCGTATGAATTTGTGGCAATTATATATGGACAACGAATTATCAAAACAATAATTTACTCAGGCTATATTACCTATTAAGCAATTAACAATACATAACCGCATTTCAATGCATGAAAAAACACCTATGACAACGTCAAAACCTGGAAAACAAACAGCAATTGATAATGAGAACGTTACAATATTAGTGAAAGAAAAAAGGTACACCCCTACCCAAAAACGATACAAAACGATACAAAACAACACGATTCTTTGGCTGCAATGTTACCGGGGAGATACGCTGTTGTAGCTTAGTTATACATTACAAATAATACCAACCATGAAAAGAACAGGGTCAATACATGCAACATTTCTTCAGGAGATCAAAATTATCCCTTCACCTTTTGCCAAAGGTTTTGTAATTTATACCTCTTACAAGTTACCTTTGTACTAATTATTAGACGAATAGAATATGTTGCAGGAAGCTACTACACAACAAGATAACAGGCTCTCGTTCGACGAGTTCAAGAGCGAAGTGTTGCAGGACTACCGACTGGCAGTAGCCAGCCGCGAGGCCAGCCTGATAGGCCGTAAAGAGGTGTTGACGGGAAAAGCCAAGTTCGGCATATTCGGCGATGGTAAAGAACTGGCGCAGATAGCCGCTTCAAAATGTATGCAGCCCGGCGACATACGCGCGGGATATTATCGCGATCAGACCCTGATGTTTGCCACAGGCATGAGTGATATGGACAAATTCTTTGCCCAGCTTTATGCCACTACAGATATAGATAAAGAGCCCGCCTCCGCCGGGCGTATGATGAACGGCCACTACGGCACCAGGTGGATAGACGAAAAAGGCGACTGGGTAGACCTGACAAAGGCGCCGCAATCGTCCAGCGACGTTTCGCCTACGGCGGGTCAGATGGTACGTGCACTCGGCCTGGCATTTGCTTCAAAATGCTACCGCAATGTAAAAGAGCTGGAAAAAGGTTTTGAGAAATTCTCAAATGGCGGCAACGAAGTAGTATTCTGTACCATAGGCGATGCTTCTACCTCTGAGGGTCCTTTCTGGGAAACAGTAAATGCAGCTGGCGTATTACAGGTGCCATTGGCCATATTTGTCTGGGACGATGGCTACGGAATTTCTGTACCACGTAAATATCAAACCACTAAAAACTCTATTTCTGATGCCCTGGCTGGTATGCAGTGGGAGGACAACAAAGGTGGTATGCACATATACAAAGTGAAAGGCTGGGATTATGCCGGGCTCGTTGAGACCTTCCAGCGTGGTATTGCCAAAGCCCGCGAAACACATACGCCGGCTATCTTCCACGTGCAGGAGGTTACACAGCCTCAGGGCCACTCTACTTCAGGCTCGCACGAGCGCTACAAGAGCAAGGAGCGCCTGGAATGGGAAAAAGAGCATGACTGTATACTGAAAATGCGCAAATTCATCCTTGACAACCAGATAGCAGAAGAAGCTGAGGTAGAAGAGATAGAAGCAGAAGCTAAAGAAGAAGCACGCAAGGCAAAACAAAGGGCATGGGACGCATTCATCACCCCCATCATGCAGGAGGTGCAGCAGGCAAGCACTTTGTGCAACCAGCTGGTATATGAAGCCGGAGATAATGCATTGAAGATATCTAAACTGGTAAAGGACCTGAATGCTATCCGAGAGCCTATACGTAAAGACATTCTACAAACCATCAACAGGGCACTAAGACTGGCTGATGGCAACGGCCAGGCATCACGCACGCTGCGCAACTATTACGATACATTACTTAACGAATCAAAGGAGCGTTATTCTTCGCACCTTTATTCTGAGTCACAATACAGCGCTATGAAAGTACCGGAGGTAAAACCGGTGCTGGATAGCGAAAAATCGCTGAACGGGTACGAGATACTCAACCAGTTCTTCGATATGACCTTTGAGAACAACCCGGCTGTATTTGCCTTTGGTGAGGACCTGGGTAAAATAGGCGACGTGAACCAGGGTTTTGCAGGTTTGCAGGACAAATACGGCGAGCTGCGCATATTTGACACTGGTATCCGCGAAAATACCATCATAGGCCAGGGCATAGGCATGGCACAGCGCGGACTGCGCCCTATAGCAGAGATACAGTATCTGGACTACCTGCTGTATGGCCTTCAGCCGCTCAGCGACGATGTATCGACTATGCTGTATCGTACACGCGGTGGCCAGAAATGCCCGCTGATAGTGCGTACACGTGGCCACAGGCTGGAAGGTATCTGGCACAGCGGCTCACCTATGGGTATGATACTCAACAGCATCAGGGGTATGTACCTATGCGTGCCACGCAATATGACACAGGCAGCAGGTATGTACAATACGCTGCTGAAAGCCGACGAGCCTGCCATAGTAATAGAATGCCTGAATGGCTACCGTCTGAAAGAGCAGGTGCCCACCAATATGGCCGAAATGACCATACCCATGGGTATACCCGAAGTTATCCGCGAGGGCGATGATGTGACCATAGTATCTTATGGCTCTACCCTCAGGGTAATAGAAGAGGCCATTGACAATTACCTGGAGCCGGCAGGTATCAGTTGCGAGGTAATTGACGTTCGCACGCTCCTCCCCTTCGATGTGAACCATATGATACTGGAGTCGCTGAAAAAGACCAACAGGATCGTATTTGTTGATGAGGACGTTCCCGGTGGAGCAACCGCATACATGTTCCAGCATGTGATGGAAAAACAAGGTGGCTACCGCTGGCTGGATGTAGCACCACGCACCATTAGCGCACAGGCCCACCGCCCCGCTTACGCTACTGACGGTGACTACTTCTCAAAGCCCAATGCTGAAGACATAGCCACGGTGATAGAAGAAATGATGGCAGAATAGAAAATAACACAGAATACTTATTAATAGAAAAAGGAGCCCGGTGGCTCCTTTTTTATTGGTGGTATCTTATGTCCTGGAAACACAAAGCCCGCTCCGGGAGCGGGCTTTGTTATCTCTGTTTCAATTGTTCTTATTTATTACCAACAGTCACTTTGAAAGTACCTACTTTTCCTTCAGCATCTTTCAGCAGCAGGAAGTAGTTGCCGGCAGGCATGCTACCAAGGCTCAATTCTTTCTTAGAGACACCTGTTACCTGGTCGCGGAGCACCACCTGGCCTATTGAGTTCAGGATATCTATCCTGTAGCTAACTGATTTTCCATGCCAATCCAGTACCACTTTGTCTGATGTCGGGTTAGGATATACTTCCATACCATTCAGGTCAATACCTGTGATATCCAGCAATGTGATACGCAGGATGTTTGATGGCGGAGACCAGCAACCATTGTTGTTGGTCACAGCCCAGTAAGCACCTATAGTATCAGGATAGGTAGTATTCTTGAAGTTAACCGTATCCTGGCCTTTAGGACCAAACCATACAAATGAGCTATCAAAATTCGTATGGATCATGTTACCTATCAGCGATATAACCGGTGCCTTAGGTGTA encodes the following:
- a CDS encoding DMT family transporter — its product is MKKALFQMHVAVLLWGFTAVLGRAIDLSSPVLVWYRMLMTAGFMSVILFYRKEWVPIPRGDKWRLIWIGCLIGIHWVAFYGSIKFANASVALVCLSTAGIFTSLLDPFVNKTKHSITELLLGLLAIAGVYLIYSFDRSFGLGVLFGIIAALLSSWFTVLNKKIAHKYPSRTMVFYEMTAGWTLITLLIPFQVIYSTETVDLLPNGYDWLWLVILSLCCTVWAQSLALNALKHISAFTSTLSVNLEPVYGILLAFVFFKEYEMLNTQFYIGMLLILLSVLLQMLRVLRPGKPTSYVKEKGGID
- a CDS encoding VOC family protein, which gives rise to MEEHKETKDSSATDTTPKVTGIGGIFFFSDNPKETRAWYAKNLGMEISDWGSVSFESRNINKPEEVNSLQWNPFKTGDKYFEPSKKEFMINYRVQNLEGLLAKLKENGVTILDSVASYDFGKFVHIMDADGNKIELWEPKDE
- a CDS encoding PepSY-like domain-containing protein, with translation MRSILMVLAAIFMLAGTTYAGEKTNVPAAVREAFQKTYPGAEKLKWDKEDGRFEASFEYKEQEMSVLYNANGTVAETETEIPVTDLPKEAYKYASGKGKVKEAAKIVSADGTVTYEAEVGKSDLIFDDNGNFLQEKTDKE
- a CDS encoding TonB-dependent receptor; translation: MKRYFIWIFLCLVVNTVTAQEQITVNIKDKNTNEPVELVIIATGNKWLGTTDGKGNAQIKLPEGSHKLHCTLLGYNDLDTTITTPAKGTLQLYISSGSNAMDEVTIVASTRNNQAIENSPMKIEVLGLEEMNEESGIKPGNIASILGDVSGVQIQQTSATSGNSNVRVQGLDGRYTQILRDGMPLFDGFAGGFGILTIPPLDLKQLELIKGSASTLYGGGAIAGLINLISKRPSYKQELDALVNYTSLKEFNVNMYTAKRGKKFGYNLFAGYTNQQPVDVNKDGFSDLPDGNSIVVHPKLFYYPSDRTLILVGYTGSFDTRKGGDMNLLSGHADAVHSYYQSNKSQRHTGEYIIEHFYANQAKLTVKGNMSSFNMEQDEKKYAVQGDQLSYYDEVSVYKPFSSSDLVAGVNIVGNNYRTVTPDTAMLKTYGNFTAGMFGQYSLRIKENTTIETGLRLDRHNRYGWFLLPRVAVFHRFNQHWAMRAGYGRGYKNPNPLVQQTLQYNTLSLLPLSSTVNPELSSGYNAGLNYKKEWSEHTSLFINQSFFLTQVNKPILFITDAIGNVGLVNAGKPIVTKGFDTYVKVGLKSWELYLGYTYTDAQNTYATGNNFIPLTPRNRAAAVVVREIGEAWRFGLEGSYTGSQYRYDYTKTPGYMFLALMISRNIAEHITIVLNCENLLDYRMSRVESLYTGTISNPTFKPLWAPIDGRVVNLSVRWKL
- a CDS encoding transketolase; the protein is MLQEATTQQDNRLSFDEFKSEVLQDYRLAVASREASLIGRKEVLTGKAKFGIFGDGKELAQIAASKCMQPGDIRAGYYRDQTLMFATGMSDMDKFFAQLYATTDIDKEPASAGRMMNGHYGTRWIDEKGDWVDLTKAPQSSSDVSPTAGQMVRALGLAFASKCYRNVKELEKGFEKFSNGGNEVVFCTIGDASTSEGPFWETVNAAGVLQVPLAIFVWDDGYGISVPRKYQTTKNSISDALAGMQWEDNKGGMHIYKVKGWDYAGLVETFQRGIAKARETHTPAIFHVQEVTQPQGHSTSGSHERYKSKERLEWEKEHDCILKMRKFILDNQIAEEAEVEEIEAEAKEEARKAKQRAWDAFITPIMQEVQQASTLCNQLVYEAGDNALKISKLVKDLNAIREPIRKDILQTINRALRLADGNGQASRTLRNYYDTLLNESKERYSSHLYSESQYSAMKVPEVKPVLDSEKSLNGYEILNQFFDMTFENNPAVFAFGEDLGKIGDVNQGFAGLQDKYGELRIFDTGIRENTIIGQGIGMAQRGLRPIAEIQYLDYLLYGLQPLSDDVSTMLYRTRGGQKCPLIVRTRGHRLEGIWHSGSPMGMILNSIRGMYLCVPRNMTQAAGMYNTLLKADEPAIVIECLNGYRLKEQVPTNMAEMTIPMGIPEVIREGDDVTIVSYGSTLRVIEEAIDNYLEPAGISCEVIDVRTLLPFDVNHMILESLKKTNRIVFVDEDVPGGATAYMFQHVMEKQGGYRWLDVAPRTISAQAHRPAYATDGDYFSKPNAEDIATVIEEMMAE